One genomic segment of Gossypium arboreum isolate Shixiya-1 chromosome 3, ASM2569848v2, whole genome shotgun sequence includes these proteins:
- the LOC108482337 gene encoding uncharacterized protein LOC108482337 translates to MPSFHAIRIAAAISILIFLRESTARELRPSDHGLGYQSQPTVGLNSSDTMSFFGATSNSCSSSTPSTMAFPKATTSNDTSWWDAGGNRRGSDHVRQVLLLGSLVCGVTGLALLAASALVYCIKIRSSPSTHSTNNTNNINSLVSSISK, encoded by the coding sequence ATGCCCTCTTTCCACGCAATACGAATTGCTGCTGCCATCTCCATCCTCATCTTTCTCAGGGAATCAACGGCTAGGGAGCTACGCCCCTCCGATCACGGTTTGGGGTACCAAAGCCAGCCGACGGTGGGGCTGAACTCATCGGACACGATGTCCTTTTTCGGAGCAACATCCAATTCGTGCTCATCATCCACGCCGTCTACGATGGCGTTTCCCAAGGCCACGACTTCCAACGACACCTCGTGGTGGGATGCTGGTGGCAATCGGCGGGGAAGTGATCACGTGAGACAGGTTCTGCTGTTGGGGAGCTTGGTTTGTGGGGTCACGGGTCTGGCTTTGTTGGCTGCGTCTGCTTTGGTTTATTGTATTAAAATTAGATCATCCCCTTCCACACATTCTACTAATAACACCAACAATATTAATAGTTTAGTCTCGAGTATTAGTAAGTGA